In Diorhabda sublineata isolate icDioSubl1.1 chromosome 4, icDioSubl1.1, whole genome shotgun sequence, a single window of DNA contains:
- the LOC130442765 gene encoding tectonic-like complex member MKS1, which produces MYNFKDRITKYTGNYKTPDDINNLKIRIRLKQEIFEDTADKNVDWYVKEFLWQEKYFSKCEQEFYQDLRNCDSDLSRIYNEKIVTGETNDDSIFFTRTNEDEFDGDKGKRDKTDLETLLEKVDLNKEHKSICNHNFEDSVINSIENKIIPNIVEKMYILADLGEYIDDIWIKNEFILCTLKYEKVSKTFSIYPDFTTTKPYILRIQGECLKYVHYFIENASASIQTVEEFNEMNIITKVAEKKNFLIKELTGDKFFVPPKNKLFVYLFIDILSAQGFEYNNLYLQYFVDLPEYWTCDDLVNLEGVTQTGHWTNGEGLVHFGHNFDLVLEYDIQSLSEMKTPKSPCIYFQIISKGSFDRYRTEGLAYQNIPVSRPGCYLYNLSCYRFDPVGYSEKLRRFFIGDAYNYKDPRWIGVPKEKDCENGVFNKFGTYTIGTGQLQVRLNVLHQSQAFLKEFKERDVKEKFIYEKLNSSSLIKSVNQVLVAFKKARRKMYEVKKEL; this is translated from the exons atgtataattttaaaGATAGAATTACAAAATACACAGGAAATTATAAAACTCCAGatgatataaacaatttaaaaataag GATCAGACTGAAACAAGAGATTTTTGAAGATACCGCTGATAAAAACGTTGATTGGTATGTTAAAGAATTTCTTTGGCAAGAGAAGTATTTCAGTAAATGTGAACAAGAATTTTATCAGGATCTGAGAAACTGTGATTCAGATTTGAGCAGGATTTACAATGAAAAGATTGTTACTGGGGAAACAAACGATGATTCCATATTTTTCACTCGCACTAACGAGGATGAATTTGATGGGGATAAG ggaAAACGGGACAAGACGGATTTGgaaacattattagaaaaagtgGATTTGAACAAGGAACATAAATCTATTTGTAATCATAATTTCGAGGATTCCGTAATAAATTCCATAGAGAACAAAATTATACCAAACATCGTAGAAAAAATGTACATTCTTGCAGATTTGGG AGAATACATCGACGATATATGGATAAAAAACGAATTCATATTATGTacattgaaatatgaaaaagtttccAAGACTTTTTCAATTTATCCAGATTTTACTACTACAAAACCGTATATTTTAAGAATACAGGGGGAATGCTTGAAATACGTTCACTACTTTATTGAAAATGCATCTGCAAGTATTCAAACCGTTGAGGAatttaatgaaatgaatataataacaAAG GTTGCCGAAAAGaagaattttctaataaaagaaCTAACTGGGGATAAATTCTTCGTTCCCCCAAAGAACAAACTCTTCGTTTATTTGTTTATCGATATTTTATCAGCACAAGGTTTCGAATACAACAACTTGTATTTACAATATTTCGTCGATCTTCCTGAATATTGGACTTGCGATGATTTGGTTAATCTCGAAGGAGTCACACAAACAGGTCATTGGACAAATGGAGAAGGATTAGTACATTTTGGACATAACTTTGATTTAGTTTTGGAATACGACATTCAGTCCTTATCAGAAATGA AAACCCCAAAGTCACCTTGTATATACTTCCAAATAATCTCCAAGGGATCTTTTGATCGTTACAGAACGGAAGGGTTGGCGTACCAAAACATTCCCGTTTCCAGACCAGGATgctatttatacaatttatctTGTTATCGATTCGATCCTGTGGGGTATTCGGAAAAATTGAGACGATTTTTCATTGGAGATGCGTACAACTACAAAGATCCTAGATGGATTGGAGTTCCAAAGGAGAAAGACTGCGAG aatggagttttcaataaattcggCACTTATACAATTGGAACTGGACAACTCCAAGTACGATTGAACGTGCTTCATCAATCTCAAGCTTTTTTGAAAGAATTCAAGGAAAGAGATGTCAAAGAGAAAtttatttacgaaaaattaaattcttctAGTCTAATTAAAAGTGTGAATCAAGTTTTAGTTGCATTTAAAAAAGCAAGACGAAAAATGTATGAGgttaaaaaagaattataa